The stretch of DNA AATGCACGTCTCGCAGAAAATCCTGACCGGTCTCCCTCCAGGCCCCGTGACGTGGCACCCCCTCCAGGCCCGGGAGGCGCGGTGGGCGCGCCTCGGCCAGGTGCCGGTGATCGCGTGGCTGACCGGCCTGTCGGGAGCCGGGAAATCCACCCTCGCGGCGGCGGCCGACCGGACGCTCGTGACGGCCGGCCGGCACAGCGCCGTCCTCGACGGCGACAACCTGCGCCACGGGCTGAACGCCGATCTTGCCTTCTCGCCGGAGGACCGCGCCGAGAACGTCCGGCGCACCGCCGAGGTAGCGCGGCTGATGGCCGAGGCGGGCTCGGTGGTGATCGTCTCGCTGATCTCGCCCTACCGGACCGACCGGGCTCTCGCACGCCGGATCGCCGGCGACATCCCGTTCCTGGAGGTGTTCGTCGATACGCCGCTCGGCCTGTGCGAGGCCCGGGACCCGAAGGGCCTGTACCGGCTGGCCCGCGCCGGCCGGATTCCGGACTTCACCGGCATCTCGGCGCCCTACGAGGCGCCGGAGCGGCCGGACCTGACGATCGCCACCGAGGGCCGCAGCACCGCGGCCTGCGCCCGCGCCCTGAGTGCGCGGCTGATCCGGCTGAGCCGGGCGGCCGCGGGAGAGCCGCGCCGGCGGTGAGCGGCGCGACCGCACTGATCGGACGCCGACCGCAACCTGGATCGCTGCGGACGGGTTGACGATCCGGGACCGAGCGCAGGCCCCTCTCCCGTGCGGGAGGGGGACAGGGTGAGGGATCAGGTTTCTTCTGACGAGGCGCGCCCTGATCGCGCGGCGACCGCGTGCACGATCCCGGCCGATCTCATCCCGCACTCCAGCCCCCTCCCGAACGGGAGAGGGGGCAGGTCGCGCGCTCATCAGCGGCGCGCATGGAGAAACGTGCGGCCCCTCACGATGAGGGGGCATGGGTGGGGAGCGCCGTAGGATGCCCCCGCGACCCGCTCGGCCAGCTCAGATCTGCCCGCAGGCCCCCCATCTCCGAGCGGCCGAAATCGAGCTGGGCGCCGGCGGCCTCTGCGACGTCGCGGGCGATGGCGATGCCGAAGCCGGTGCCCGGCCGGCTCTCGTCCCAGCGCTGGCCGCGCCCAATCCCCGCGATGGCCGAGGCGCTCATGCCGGGGCCGTCATCCTCGACGGCGAGGCCCGGGCGTCCGGTGCCCGTCCCGGTGATCCGGACCCGCCGGTGCGCCCACTTGCGGGCATTGTCGAGGAGGTTGCCCAGCACCTCCATCAACTCGCCCTCCTCGCCGGGATAGGCGAGGGTCTCGGGCACCGCCAGCGCCCAGTCGAGGGAGTCGCCCTCCGGCAGCCGCCGCAGGGTTGCAACGAGACGCGCCGCCACCGGGGCGACCCGGCAGGACCGCCGCCGCAGGTCGCCCGCTGCGGCGACCCGCGCCCGTGCCAGCGCGCGCTCCGCCTGCCCGCCCATGGCCCGCGCCTGCTCGGCGATCTCGGCCGCCAGCGCCGGATCGGCCGGCCCGGTCCGGCGCGCCAGGGCGTCCAGCACCGCGAGCGGGGTCTTGAGGCCGTGGGCCATGTCGGCGGCGGCGTCGCGGGCGCGGATCAGGGCTCGCTCCTGCGCATCGAGCAGCCGGTTGAGGTCGGCGACCAGCGGCCGGACCTCGTCGGGGAAGTGCTCCGGCAGCCGTGCCCGCCGCCCGGCATGGACCGCCAGGAGCTCCGCCTGAAGCACCCGGAACGGGCTGAGCGCCCGGTGCACGAACAGGCCCATCGCCAGCGTCAAGACGAGGAACAGGGCGATCAGGGCCGGGATCAGCAGGTGCAGGAACGTGTTTCGGCCCGCCGCGAGGCTGCGCCGGTCCTCCGCCACCGCGACCCGCAGCGCGGTTTCTGAGCCCTGCGCGCCGATCTGGACCGGTCGCACCACCGCGATGACCCAGCCGCCATCGGGCCCGACCGTGTCGAGGGTGGCGGGGGCCTGCGCGCCCGTCCCGGCCCGGCTCAGGTCGAGGCTTTTGTCCCAGAGCGAGCGCGAGCGCAGGAGGTGCGATCCCGCCTCGACTTGCCAGTACAGGCCGCCATAGGGGGTGGCGAAGCGCGGGTCCGGCAGGTCCCGCGAGAGCGTCGGCGTCCCGTCCGGCGCGAGGCCGACCCGCCCGGCGATGAGCTTGGCGGTCCGGTCCAGCTCCTCGACGGTGCGGGCATCGAGCACCCGGTCGAGGATCACCGTGAGGCCGATCCCGGCGAGAACCAGCGCCAGCGCGATCAGCGCGGCCGCCGCGAGGCCGAGCCGCAGGCGGAGGGAGTCGCGCCTCACGATCCGCCCGGTCCGGCAATCAGGTAGCCCTGGCCGCGCCGGGTCTCGATGACCCCCGGCCCGAGCTTGCGGCGCAGACGGGTCAGCAGCGCCTCCAGGGCGTTGGCCTCGCGCTCGGTCCCGACCCCGTGGAGGTGGTCGAGCAGCTCGCCCGCCGGCACGATCTGCCCCGGCCGGTGCAGCAGGAAGGCGAGGAGCCGGTATTCCAGGGCGGTCAGCTCCGTGGGCTTTCCGTCGACGCTGACCGCGCGGGTGCGGGTGTCGAGCTCCACGGTGCCGGCCCGGAGGACCGGCGAGGCGTGCCCGGCGGTGCGCCGCAGGATCGCCCGCAGACGCGCGACCAGCTCCTCCATCCGGAACGGCTTGGCGAGGTAGTCGTCGGCGCCGGCATCGATGCCCTCGACGCGCTCGCGCCAGCCGTCGCGGGCGGTGAGGATCAGGACCGGCAGCGTCACCTCGGCGGCGCGCAGGCGGCGCAGCACGCCGAGCCCGTCGAGCCGCGGCAGGCCGAGATCCAGCACCATGGCGTCGTAAGGCTCGGTCTCGGCCCGGAACCACGCCCCCTCGCCGTCCGCCACGACGTCGGCGACGTAGCCGGCCATCTCCAGTCCCTGCCGGAGATCGGCGGCGATGCGCGGCTCGTCCTCGACGATCAGGACGCGCACGGCCGGTCCCGCGCTTCAATCATCGTCGTCCTCGTCCAGGATCTTGAGGCTGCCGGCATCGACCTTCACGGTCCGGCGCTTCTCGTCGGCCCCGAGGATGCGCAGCTTGTACAGCCAGTGCCCGTCGTCGTGCTTGAGATCGACCGACACGACATCGCCCGGAACGGCCGCACGGGCCGCCGCCAGCACAGCGTCGAGGGGACGGATCTCGCCCCGCTCCAGGGCGCGGCGGGCGCGGTCGGCATCCTCGGAGGCGTGCGCGGGCCCGCCCGCGAGGGCGGCCAGCAGGCCGAGGGCCAGGATAGGGCGGAAGAGGCGGCGGGACGGGCTCATGCGGGCACAGGCTTAGGCCGCGCCGCCTGACGGGACGCTGACAGGCGGCGTCAGGGTCGCGGGGCGGGGCTTCGGCACAAGGGCGGCCATAGCCCGTCTGGAGACCTGAGACCATGTCGCTGTTCGTCGGTATCCTCCTCGCCTGCGCGGCCGGCCTCGCAGGCACCCTCCTCTGCCCGGACGACAAGGCCGGCCGCTCGCGCCTGCCGCTCCTGGCCGCCCTCCTGGCGGGTGGCCTCGCCTGGCACGGCCCCGCCCGGGCCGGCGAGATCCTGCGCGGCCCCGCCCAGGTGATCGACGGCGGAACCCTCCGCCTCGGCGCGCGGCAGCTCAGCCTGTTCGGGATCGCCGCGCCGGCGGGCGACGCGACCTGTTCGGATGCCCAGGATCGGCCCTACCCGTGCGGCCGGGACGCCGCCCGTGCGCTCGCCGACCGGATCGGCGGGGCGGCCGTCGCCTGCGAGACGCGGGGCGAGGCCGGCGCGGCGCTCTGCCGGGTCGGCGAGGCGGATCTCGGGGCCTGGATGGTGGCGCAGGGCCTCGCCCTGCCCGATCGGGATCTCGCGCCGGACTATGGGGCGGCGGCGGACCGGGCCTGGGGGCGCCGCCTCGGCCTGTGGTCGGGGGTGTTCCAGGATCCTGCGGAGCGGCGGGGACGGCGCGCCGCCGCCGCGCTCGGCGCCGCCGGGTGACAGGCCGGCCATCCGCGCGGGAACGCTGCCGGGCGCGCCCGGTTGGACTCGCAACCCCGCCCGGGGCGCTCGAGAAATCGCGGAGGCCCCATGAGGATCCTGAGCCGTACGATCCTGCTCGCGGCCCTGCTCACCTGTGCGGCGGGTGCCGTGGGTGCCGCCGAAGGCCAGGGCAGGGCCGAGGGACGCCAGGGTGCCGGCGCGTCCTCGACCAGCATGGGCGCCGGTGGCCTCAGCGGCACCGGCTCCACCCAGGACGGCGCCCGCACGGGCTCGGTCGAGAGCAAGGGGCAGCCGGGCGGCGCGAAGGCGCCGTCCGCCCCGAAGGCCGGGACGGGCCGCTAATCTGCTCCGTTCCGGAGCATATCTCCCCCTGGACCTCAGGATGAGGGCGAGACCTGGAGCTTCCGTCCGGCCGGACCGCGCTACTGCGAGCGGCGGCTGAACGAGACCGCGTAGGCCTGGACGCGGGCATCGATCAGCGGATCGTCCGAGACCTCGATCCCGTCGGTCAGGTTGTTGGGCATGAACAGCAGCGCCTTCTCGGCCTCGGCGCTGTCGGACACGACCTTGCTCACCGTCACGGTGCCGAGATCGACGGTCTTGCGGTCGTCGGGCCAGGGCTTGGTGGCGTCGTTGGTCGGGTCGCCCGGCTCGGCGAGCTGGGCCAGCATCCTGAACTTTGCCGGATTCTTGGCGACCCGCGGGCCGATCTCGGCCATCAGGAAGTTCGGGTCGCGCTTGGCCGCGTCCTCGGGGGCGAGGATCTCCTCGCCCTCCACCGGCACGAAGCGGAACCGGAACGGCTGCCGCTTGCCGGCGGCATCGACGAGGATGAAGGCGTTGACGCCGTTATAGGTCTGCCGGGCGAGGCTCGACGGGGTTTTGGCGGTCTCCCCCGCGGTCGCTGCGGCCGGATGGGCGGCGGCGAAGCGCTCCAGCGCGGTCGGATGGGCCGCGTTCGGGCCGCTCTCGGCGGCGGCCTTCAGGAGGTCGCGGAATTCCTCGCCTGTGGCGACGGGGAAGTATTTCAGCGCGTTGGTCACGACGTCCATCTCCGAGCCGTCGCTCAGCTTGAACTTGAGCGACAGGCCGTGCGGGTTGGCGTCGGCGACGCCGTCCGGAATGGTCGGGACGCCGGTGGCGTCCGAGAACCGGATCGTCACCGGCACCGCCGGCC from Methylobacterium sp. PvR107 encodes:
- the cysC gene encoding adenylyl-sulfate kinase; this encodes MHVSQKILTGLPPGPVTWHPLQAREARWARLGQVPVIAWLTGLSGAGKSTLAAAADRTLVTAGRHSAVLDGDNLRHGLNADLAFSPEDRAENVRRTAEVARLMAEAGSVVIVSLISPYRTDRALARRIAGDIPFLEVFVDTPLGLCEARDPKGLYRLARAGRIPDFTGISAPYEAPERPDLTIATEGRSTAACARALSARLIRLSRAAAGEPRRR
- a CDS encoding ATP-binding protein, encoding MRRDSLRLRLGLAAAALIALALVLAGIGLTVILDRVLDARTVEELDRTAKLIAGRVGLAPDGTPTLSRDLPDPRFATPYGGLYWQVEAGSHLLRSRSLWDKSLDLSRAGTGAQAPATLDTVGPDGGWVIAVVRPVQIGAQGSETALRVAVAEDRRSLAAGRNTFLHLLIPALIALFLVLTLAMGLFVHRALSPFRVLQAELLAVHAGRRARLPEHFPDEVRPLVADLNRLLDAQERALIRARDAAADMAHGLKTPLAVLDALARRTGPADPALAAEIAEQARAMGGQAERALARARVAAAGDLRRRSCRVAPVAARLVATLRRLPEGDSLDWALAVPETLAYPGEEGELMEVLGNLLDNARKWAHRRVRITGTGTGRPGLAVEDDGPGMSASAIAGIGRGQRWDESRPGTGFGIAIARDVAEAAGAQLDFGRSEMGGLRADLSWPSGSRGHPTALPTHAPSS
- a CDS encoding response regulator transcription factor is translated as MRVLIVEDEPRIAADLRQGLEMAGYVADVVADGEGAWFRAETEPYDAMVLDLGLPRLDGLGVLRRLRAAEVTLPVLILTARDGWRERVEGIDAGADDYLAKPFRMEELVARLRAILRRTAGHASPVLRAGTVELDTRTRAVSVDGKPTELTALEYRLLAFLLHRPGQIVPAGELLDHLHGVGTEREANALEALLTRLRRKLGPGVIETRRGQGYLIAGPGGS
- a CDS encoding PepSY domain-containing protein; the encoded protein is MSPSRRLFRPILALGLLAALAGGPAHASEDADRARRALERGEIRPLDAVLAAARAAVPGDVVSVDLKHDDGHWLYKLRILGADEKRRTVKVDAGSLKILDEDDDD
- a CDS encoding thermonuclease family protein; this translates as MSLFVGILLACAAGLAGTLLCPDDKAGRSRLPLLAALLAGGLAWHGPARAGEILRGPAQVIDGGTLRLGARQLSLFGIAAPAGDATCSDAQDRPYPCGRDAARALADRIGGAAVACETRGEAGAALCRVGEADLGAWMVAQGLALPDRDLAPDYGAAADRAWGRRLGLWSGVFQDPAERRGRRAAAALGAAG
- a CDS encoding catalase family peroxidase; its protein translation is MLRSRSGFALLLMLSTALAAAAPALAQEASTAEQTIDVMNTLFGKHPGARANHAKGVVAEGSFTPSAEAAKLSKASLFKGPAVPVTIRFSDATGVPTIPDGVADANPHGLSLKFKLSDGSEMDVVTNALKYFPVATGEEFRDLLKAAAESGPNAAHPTALERFAAAHPAAATAGETAKTPSSLARQTYNGVNAFILVDAAGKRQPFRFRFVPVEGEEILAPEDAAKRDPNFLMAEIGPRVAKNPAKFRMLAQLAEPGDPTNDATKPWPDDRKTVDLGTVTVSKVVSDSAEAEKALLFMPNNLTDGIEVSDDPLIDARVQAYAVSFSRRSQ